A DNA window from Streptomyces canus contains the following coding sequences:
- a CDS encoding polymorphic toxin-type HINT domain-containing protein, translating into MRARMMARGIRARVALLVPAVLVGAILQATAAPEAEAGDTPRVPSAEKPLTGHGVTPRARTNDGEPRLPKAAPKHTWAAAGSATVTVAKGATRAGSLPISLGAPRKKARTPLSGKAVVRVLDQRTTERVGIDGLLFFVTPQQGAQGDTVGVSVDYAEFAQAYGGSYAARLKLVRLPACAATDPGDSRCTTRTPVAAHNDTAAQTLTADALTLPKRSEKVAKGSAATAAPMLLAATSGGSSDHGDYTASQLSASSSWKTDLNSGDFSWSYDMPVPGVPGAFAPTVTLAYSSGGIDGRTANTNNQSSWAGDGFSLWPGSIERSYKSCADDGVKNADGTKPGDVCWAYDNATLSFNGHSGELIATGTNTFRIKGDDGTRVERIYGSTGDVRSNGAHNDEYWKVTTTDGTQYYFGYNRLPGWASGSPETNSTWNVPVFGDDDGEPCHASAFADSWCQQGWRWNLDYAVDPHGNSIAYYYNKETNYYARDLKPADETVYDRGGYLDHIDYGLRSTSAYSAKALAKVQFTSAERCLPETGVTCAADTIDDKSFYWYDTPWDLNCKSGEDCTKSYSPSFWTRKRLTGVTTEVLQSGGSYTPVDTWTLDHRWGMADIDYQLLLASIQHTGKSTTPEITLPKVTFAYDQRANRLDIDGDDTSPFIKERLSTIDDESGGELAVQYSTAACDAANLPTPQTNATRCFPVYFTKEGDVDPSLQWFDKYVVDSVTQVDRTKSSPEMVTRYSYLDGAAWHYDDDDGLTKEKYKTWSTWRGYGHVRVQTGGQDPVGMKSQTDHWFLRGMDGDRAAPSGGTKSASVSDDNGGTITDDDAVAGFEYKTEQYSGPGGHVLEKTVSTPWHHQTASRVRTWGTTTANLTGTASTRTWTSLDDGAGSAWRTTYKTNTFENTAGRVVQTDDFGDETTSKDNQCTRTTYVDNTTAWILTKPARSETVAVKCADTPDRTKDVVSDVRSAYDGQGYGAAPTKGDATSTASLLSHDGTTGTYLEAGAGFDTYGRQLTATDITATVKGTETTAPVRTVRTDGRTTTTAYSPTTGFPTTSTVTTPPATAGTASTAQTSTTTYDTVRGLPTTVLDTNNKRTDTTYDALGRNLKVWLPNRVKANNDTPNYEFSYTITDGQPVAVGTTTLYGTGRKTSYTLYDGFLRERQTQAPGPDGGRLLSDTFYDERGLTAKQFAPYYNTAAPSADLLVPNDALGVETQTWNTYDGLGRVTKSQQVAGNGDSGAVLSTTTTAYGGDRTTVTPPQGATPTTKVTDARGNTTELWQYHGATPTGTPDKTHYEYGPTGKLTKLTDPAGNSWTYQYDQRGNQIQATDPDKGTTTSKYDDRDRLTYTLDANQKKITHLYDDLGRELETHDGDATGPLLTKHVWDPSGFEGQLASATRYVGGASGSAYTTTYSLYDTLYRPHRTTVTVPSSEGVLAGAYQTNVQYNVDGTVQSTSYPAAGGLAAETITPSYDDVLRVKTIGASSGATYLTGAVYSYTGKPLEYTYQASGAIKTDVKNTYEWGTQRLHNSAVNRDGVAGTDKSATYTYDEAGNITSVADVSRDGTDNQCYTYDYLGRLTEAWAQNTTGCATAPSAAVLGGPAPYWQSFTYDLSGNRRTETEHDTTGNTAKDVQRAYTYPTAGSVRPHAVTAIDTTGPDGVSQDTYGYDADGNTHTRTMGGDQQTLEWDAEGHLTKVTKPDGSGGTATTSYVYDADGNRLITRTDADTTLFLGTTELTLAKDATAAKATRYYDLGGGNQAVRTSDNKLSFLVTDQNGTSQLAIDAAAGTLQQRRSTPFGTARGTAPSSWPGDKGYVGGTEDASTGLVHLGARDYDPATGRFLSVDPVLDATDPQQLNAYAYSNSSPVTHSDPTGLHLDCGGWGSDVPCPKNDKNGDGVPDHGSTKKSSTTKSPGLTKDQKKKVKQVYDYFFNPNQCFGNPIDPNPKFDVCYTQAELDADKPLTRDLLSALGDVTVVVPWYRCVKGNQDECDVLGEALSTWDIGAVEAGGARFVRAMDRAAGALCSFTPDTRVLLKNGLKKAIGKIEPGDRVEAADPADGKHRGTRKVTARLVHHDTDLVDLRIRLGDGRVRVLHTTYRHPFWDDTAHAWVAAGQLTEGHALNTAEDRHATVVGVTGRAGGADMYNLTVEDLHTFYVIVGSTAILVHNSGGTCPIGAAVAINSGGLASKAFNYRMDTLGLKMRNVAVAVVEGRDEPVYGLSNGKDFHSEDDIIRQLEPGEKISELYSERQPCPRCAGRLGKHMADNAQVTWSVPWADPDTELGQLINEQSNTDLENKLKKAMGY; encoded by the coding sequence ATGCGAGCACGGATGATGGCGAGAGGCATACGGGCCCGGGTCGCCCTCCTCGTCCCCGCCGTTCTGGTGGGGGCGATCCTCCAGGCCACGGCAGCGCCGGAGGCCGAGGCGGGTGACACACCGCGCGTACCGAGCGCGGAGAAGCCGCTGACCGGACACGGGGTGACGCCCCGCGCCCGGACGAACGACGGCGAGCCGCGACTCCCGAAGGCCGCGCCCAAGCACACCTGGGCGGCGGCGGGATCGGCGACGGTCACGGTGGCGAAGGGGGCGACGCGGGCCGGGAGCCTGCCGATCTCCCTCGGAGCGCCCCGGAAGAAGGCTCGGACTCCGTTGTCCGGCAAAGCGGTTGTCCGGGTCCTCGACCAGAGGACCACCGAGCGCGTCGGCATCGACGGTCTGCTGTTCTTTGTCACCCCGCAGCAGGGGGCACAGGGCGACACCGTCGGCGTCAGTGTCGACTACGCCGAGTTCGCCCAGGCGTACGGCGGTTCGTACGCGGCCCGCCTGAAGCTCGTACGGCTGCCCGCGTGCGCGGCGACCGACCCGGGCGACAGCAGGTGCACGACCCGGACCCCGGTCGCCGCACACAACGACACCGCCGCACAGACGCTCACCGCCGACGCCCTGACGCTGCCGAAGCGGAGCGAGAAGGTCGCCAAGGGCAGCGCCGCCACGGCCGCCCCCATGCTGCTCGCCGCCACTTCAGGCGGCTCCAGTGACCACGGCGACTACACCGCCAGCCAGCTCTCCGCGTCCTCGTCCTGGAAGACCGACCTCAACTCCGGTGACTTCTCCTGGTCGTACGACATGCCGGTGCCGGGTGTCCCCGGCGCGTTCGCGCCGACGGTGACCCTCGCCTACTCCTCGGGCGGCATCGACGGCCGGACGGCCAACACCAACAACCAGTCCTCCTGGGCCGGCGACGGCTTCAGCCTGTGGCCCGGATCCATCGAGCGCAGCTACAAGTCCTGTGCCGACGACGGGGTGAAGAACGCCGACGGCACCAAGCCCGGCGACGTGTGCTGGGCGTACGACAACGCGACGCTGTCGTTCAACGGCCACTCCGGCGAGCTGATCGCGACCGGCACCAACACCTTCCGGATCAAGGGCGACGACGGCACCCGGGTCGAGCGGATCTACGGCTCCACCGGCGACGTGCGCTCCAATGGCGCCCACAACGACGAGTACTGGAAGGTCACCACCACCGACGGCACCCAGTACTACTTCGGCTACAACCGGCTCCCCGGGTGGGCCTCCGGCAGTCCCGAGACCAACTCCACCTGGAACGTCCCGGTGTTCGGCGACGACGACGGCGAGCCCTGCCACGCCTCCGCCTTCGCCGACTCCTGGTGCCAGCAGGGCTGGCGCTGGAACCTCGACTACGCCGTCGACCCACACGGCAACAGCATCGCCTATTACTACAACAAGGAGACCAACTACTACGCGCGTGACCTGAAGCCGGCCGACGAGACGGTCTACGACCGCGGCGGCTACCTCGACCACATCGACTACGGGCTGCGCAGCACCTCCGCCTACTCCGCGAAGGCGTTGGCGAAGGTCCAGTTCACCTCCGCCGAGCGCTGCCTGCCCGAGACCGGCGTGACCTGCGCGGCGGACACGATCGACGACAAGTCGTTCTACTGGTACGACACCCCCTGGGACCTGAACTGCAAGTCCGGCGAGGACTGCACCAAGTCGTACTCACCGAGCTTCTGGACCCGCAAGCGGCTGACCGGCGTCACCACGGAGGTCCTCCAGTCCGGCGGCAGCTACACCCCCGTCGACACCTGGACGCTCGACCACCGCTGGGGCATGGCCGACATCGACTACCAGCTGCTGCTCGCCTCGATCCAGCACACCGGGAAGTCGACGACCCCGGAAATCACCCTGCCCAAGGTCACCTTCGCCTACGACCAGCGCGCCAACCGGCTCGACATCGACGGCGACGACACCTCCCCGTTCATCAAGGAACGCCTGTCGACGATCGACGACGAGTCCGGCGGCGAACTCGCCGTGCAGTACTCGACGGCCGCTTGTGACGCCGCGAACCTGCCGACCCCGCAGACCAACGCCACACGCTGCTTCCCGGTGTACTTCACCAAGGAAGGCGACGTGGACCCGAGCCTTCAGTGGTTCGACAAGTACGTCGTCGACTCCGTCACCCAGGTCGACCGCACCAAGTCCTCGCCGGAGATGGTCACCCGCTACAGCTATCTGGACGGAGCGGCCTGGCACTACGACGACGATGACGGGCTGACCAAGGAGAAGTACAAGACCTGGTCGACCTGGCGCGGTTACGGGCACGTCCGGGTGCAGACCGGCGGCCAGGACCCGGTCGGCATGAAGTCGCAGACCGACCACTGGTTCCTGCGCGGCATGGACGGCGACCGGGCGGCGCCCTCCGGCGGCACCAAGTCGGCCTCCGTCTCCGACGACAACGGCGGCACGATCACCGACGACGACGCGGTGGCCGGCTTCGAGTACAAGACGGAGCAGTACAGCGGCCCCGGCGGCCACGTCCTGGAGAAGACGGTCAGCACGCCCTGGCACCACCAGACCGCGTCCCGCGTCCGCACGTGGGGTACGACCACGGCCAACCTGACCGGCACCGCCTCGACTCGCACCTGGACCTCCCTGGACGACGGGGCGGGCAGCGCCTGGCGGACGACGTACAAGACCAACACCTTCGAGAACACCGCCGGACGGGTCGTCCAGACCGACGACTTCGGCGACGAGACCACCTCGAAGGACAACCAGTGCACCCGCACGACCTACGTGGACAACACCACCGCCTGGATCCTGACCAAGCCCGCCCGCTCGGAGACGGTCGCGGTCAAGTGCGCCGACACCCCCGACCGTACGAAGGACGTCGTCTCCGACGTGCGGTCCGCCTACGACGGCCAGGGTTACGGGGCCGCCCCCACCAAGGGCGACGCCACCAGCACCGCCTCCCTGCTCAGCCATGACGGCACCACCGGCACCTATCTGGAGGCGGGCGCGGGCTTCGACACCTACGGGCGTCAGCTCACCGCCACGGACATCACCGCGACGGTCAAGGGGACCGAGACCACCGCGCCGGTGCGCACGGTCCGCACGGACGGCCGTACCACCACCACGGCCTACAGCCCGACGACCGGCTTCCCGACCACCTCCACGGTCACCACCCCGCCCGCCACCGCGGGCACCGCCTCCACCGCCCAGACCAGCACGACCACCTACGACACCGTGCGCGGCCTGCCCACCACGGTCCTCGACACCAACAACAAGCGCACCGACACCACTTACGACGCGCTCGGCCGCAACCTCAAGGTGTGGCTGCCCAACCGGGTGAAGGCGAACAACGACACCCCCAACTACGAGTTCTCCTACACGATCACCGACGGGCAGCCCGTCGCGGTCGGCACCACCACCCTCTACGGCACCGGCCGCAAGACGTCGTACACGCTCTACGACGGCTTCCTGCGCGAGCGCCAGACCCAGGCACCGGGACCGGACGGCGGCCGGCTGCTCAGCGACACCTTCTACGACGAACGCGGCCTGACGGCCAAGCAGTTCGCGCCGTACTACAACACGGCCGCCCCCTCGGCGGACCTCCTGGTGCCCAACGACGCCCTGGGGGTGGAGACCCAGACCTGGAACACCTACGACGGCCTGGGCCGGGTCACCAAGTCCCAGCAGGTCGCGGGCAACGGCGACAGCGGCGCGGTGCTGTCCACCACGACCACCGCCTACGGCGGTGACCGCACCACCGTCACCCCGCCGCAGGGTGCCACCCCCACCACCAAGGTCACGGACGCCCGTGGCAACACCACCGAGCTGTGGCAGTACCACGGTGCCACCCCGACCGGCACCCCAGACAAGACGCACTACGAGTACGGCCCGACGGGCAAGCTGACCAAGCTCACCGACCCAGCCGGCAACTCCTGGACCTACCAGTACGACCAGCGCGGCAACCAGATCCAGGCCACGGACCCGGACAAGGGCACCACCACCTCGAAGTACGACGACCGGGACCGGTTGACCTACACCCTGGACGCCAACCAGAAGAAGATCACCCACCTCTACGACGATCTCGGCCGCGAGCTGGAGACCCACGACGGCGACGCCACCGGCCCGCTGCTGACCAAGCACGTCTGGGACCCCAGCGGCTTCGAGGGCCAACTCGCCTCCGCCACCCGGTACGTGGGCGGCGCGAGCGGCTCCGCCTACACCACCACCTACAGCCTCTACGACACCCTCTACCGGCCGCACCGCACCACGGTCACTGTCCCCAGCTCCGAGGGGGTGCTCGCCGGGGCCTACCAGACCAACGTCCAGTACAACGTGGACGGCACCGTCCAGTCGACCAGCTACCCGGCCGCGGGCGGCCTGGCCGCGGAGACCATCACCCCGAGCTACGACGACGTGCTGCGGGTCAAGACCATCGGCGCGAGCAGCGGGGCCACCTACCTCACCGGCGCCGTCTACAGCTACACCGGCAAACCGCTCGAATACACCTACCAGGCGTCCGGCGCCATCAAGACCGACGTCAAGAACACCTACGAGTGGGGCACCCAGCGGCTGCACAACTCCGCCGTCAACCGCGACGGAGTCGCCGGCACCGACAAGTCCGCCACCTACACCTACGACGAGGCCGGCAACATCACCTCGGTCGCGGACGTCTCCCGCGACGGCACCGACAACCAGTGCTACACCTACGACTACCTGGGCCGGCTGACCGAGGCCTGGGCACAGAACACCACCGGCTGCGCCACCGCTCCCAGCGCCGCGGTGCTGGGCGGACCCGCCCCCTACTGGCAGTCCTTCACCTACGACCTCAGCGGCAACCGCCGTACCGAGACCGAGCACGACACCACCGGGAACACCGCCAAGGACGTCCAGCGCGCCTACACCTACCCGACCGCGGGCAGCGTGCGCCCGCACGCCGTCACCGCGATCGACACCACCGGCCCCGACGGCGTCTCCCAGGACACCTACGGCTACGACGCCGACGGCAACACCCACACCCGCACCATGGGCGGCGACCAGCAGACCCTGGAGTGGGACGCCGAGGGCCACCTGACGAAGGTGACCAAGCCCGACGGCAGCGGGGGCACTGCCACCACCTCCTACGTCTACGACGCCGACGGCAACCGGCTGATCACCCGCACCGACGCCGACACCACGCTGTTCCTCGGCACCACCGAACTCACCCTGGCCAAGGACGCCACCGCGGCCAAGGCCACCCGCTACTACGACCTCGGCGGCGGCAACCAGGCCGTCCGCACCAGCGACAACAAGCTCTCCTTCCTCGTCACCGACCAGAACGGCACCTCCCAGCTGGCGATCGACGCGGCTGCCGGCACCCTCCAGCAGCGCCGCTCCACCCCCTTCGGCACCGCCCGCGGCACCGCACCGAGCAGCTGGCCCGGCGACAAGGGGTACGTCGGCGGTACCGAGGACGCGAGCACCGGCCTGGTCCATCTCGGCGCCCGCGACTACGACCCGGCCACCGGCCGCTTCCTCTCCGTCGACCCGGTCCTCGACGCCACCGACCCCCAGCAGCTCAACGCCTACGCCTACTCCAACAGCAGCCCCGTCACCCACAGCGACCCGACCGGTCTGCACCTGGACTGCGGCGGCTGGGGCTCGGACGTCCCCTGCCCGAAGAACGACAAGAACGGCGACGGCGTCCCCGACCACGGCTCCACCAAGAAGTCGAGCACCACCAAGAGCCCGGGCCTGACCAAGGACCAGAAGAAGAAGGTCAAGCAGGTCTACGACTACTTCTTCAACCCGAACCAGTGCTTCGGCAACCCGATCGACCCCAACCCGAAGTTCGACGTCTGCTACACACAGGCGGAACTCGACGCCGACAAGCCGCTGACCAGGGACCTCCTGTCGGCACTCGGCGACGTGACCGTGGTCGTGCCCTGGTACCGCTGCGTCAAGGGCAACCAGGACGAGTGCGACGTACTGGGGGAGGCGCTCTCCACTTGGGACATCGGTGCTGTCGAGGCGGGCGGCGCGCGGTTCGTGCGCGCCATGGACCGGGCGGCGGGCGCCCTGTGCAGCTTCACCCCGGACACCCGGGTCCTGCTGAAGAACGGCCTCAAGAAGGCGATCGGCAAGATCGAACCGGGTGACCGGGTCGAGGCCGCGGACCCGGCCGACGGCAAGCACCGCGGCACCCGCAAGGTCACCGCACGCCTGGTCCACCACGACACCGACCTCGTCGACCTGCGGATCCGCCTGGGTGACGGGCGCGTCCGGGTCCTTCACACCACGTACCGCCATCCCTTCTGGGACGACACGGCACACGCCTGGGTCGCGGCCGGGCAGCTCACCGAGGGCCACGCGCTCAACACGGCCGAGGACCGGCACGCGACCGTCGTCGGCGTCACCGGCCGTGCCGGCGGGGCCGACATGTACAACCTCACCGTCGAGGACCTGCACACGTTCTACGTGATCGTCGGATCCACGGCGATCCTGGTGCACAACAGCGGCGGCACGTGCCCCATCGGCGCGGCGGTCGCCATCAACAGCGGCGGGCTGGCCAGCAAGGCCTTCAACTACCGGATGGACACCCTCGGGCTGAAGATGCGCAACGTGGCCGTCGCCGTCGTCGAGGGACGCGACGAGCCGGTCTACGGTCTGAGCAACGGCAAGGACTTCCATTCGGAGGACGACATCATCCGCCAGCTGGAGCCGGGTGAGAAGATCTCGGAGCTGTACTCCGAACGGCAGCCGTGCCCGCGGTGCGCCGGCCGGCTGGGCAAGCACATGGCGGACAACGCGCAGGTCACGTGGTCTGTACCCTGGGCGGATCCGGACACGGAACTGGGGCAGCTCATCAACGAGCAGTCGAATACGGACCTCGAGAACAAGCTCAAGAAAGCGATGGGATATTGA
- the glgB gene encoding 1,4-alpha-glucan branching enzyme, protein MTPRPTPSGSDPKKSAAKAAKSVKKAAEKAVTKKAAARKPDPVAEKAPVKKAVAKKAAEKNAVSKAVTKKTAAKTAAKTAKKGTVKAKKVAAPVPASPPEVLVATPVSPEVPAADRDRLLSGTHHDPHGVLGAHPVPGGVAFRVFRPYARAVTVVAGDVRAELHDDGDGFFSGLLALREVPPYRLLVAYEDTVQDTEDAYGFLPALGDLDLHLLGEGRHEQLWTALGARPMTHQGATGTRFTVWAPNARGVRVAGTFNFWDGSAFAMRSLGSTGIWELFVPGVGEGELYKFEITRPDGSKTLRADPLARRTEVPPHTSSIVHASHHEWGDGEWLARRAEGAPAHEAPFSVYEIHLPSWRPGLTYRQLAEQLPAYVKDLGFTHVELMPVAEHPFGGSWGYQVTGFYAPTARLGTPDDFKYLVDALHQAGIGVLMDWVPAHFPRDDWALAEFDGRTLYEHEDPLRAAHPDWGTLEFDYGRREVRNFLVANAVYWCEEFHIDGLRVDAVASMLYLDYSREPGQWVPNVHGGRENLDAVDFLQEMNATVYRRVPGVVTIAEESTAWDGVTRATHHMGPGGFGGLGFGLKWNMGWMHDSLDYMSHEPVHRKYHHGEMTFSMVYAYSENYVLPISHDEVVHGKGSLVSKMPGDWWQQRANLRAYLAFMWAHPGKQLLFMGQEFAQGAEWSEEHGPDWWLLDPAYGAEADHRGVRDLVRDLNAVYRHTPALWQRDTDPSGFQWIVGDASEDNVFAFLRYDAEGSPLLAVSNLSPVVRPAYRLGAPDDVPAWLETLNTDGARYGGGDITNPDVVKPDPTPWHGRPASIQLTLPPLATVWLRPA, encoded by the coding sequence GTGACCCCCCGCCCCACCCCCAGCGGTTCGGACCCGAAGAAGTCGGCCGCGAAAGCGGCGAAGAGCGTGAAGAAGGCCGCGGAGAAGGCGGTGACCAAGAAGGCCGCCGCGAGGAAGCCGGATCCGGTGGCCGAGAAGGCGCCCGTGAAGAAGGCCGTGGCGAAGAAGGCCGCCGAGAAGAACGCCGTCAGCAAGGCTGTCACCAAGAAGACCGCCGCGAAGACCGCCGCCAAGACCGCGAAGAAGGGGACCGTAAAGGCGAAGAAGGTCGCCGCCCCGGTCCCGGCGTCACCACCGGAGGTACTCGTGGCGACCCCGGTCTCACCGGAGGTACCCGCCGCCGACCGCGACCGGCTGCTGTCGGGCACCCACCACGACCCGCACGGGGTGCTCGGCGCGCATCCGGTCCCCGGCGGGGTGGCCTTCCGGGTCTTCCGCCCGTACGCCCGGGCCGTCACGGTCGTGGCCGGGGACGTGCGGGCCGAACTGCACGACGACGGCGACGGCTTCTTCTCCGGCCTGCTGGCGCTGCGGGAGGTCCCGCCCTACCGGCTGCTCGTGGCGTACGAGGATACGGTCCAGGACACGGAGGACGCGTACGGCTTCCTGCCCGCGCTGGGCGACCTGGACCTGCATCTGCTCGGCGAAGGCCGGCACGAGCAGCTGTGGACGGCGCTGGGCGCCCGGCCCATGACCCACCAGGGCGCAACGGGAACACGCTTCACGGTGTGGGCGCCGAACGCGCGCGGTGTGCGGGTGGCGGGCACCTTCAACTTCTGGGACGGGTCGGCGTTCGCGATGCGCTCGCTCGGCTCCACCGGCATCTGGGAGCTGTTCGTGCCCGGTGTCGGCGAGGGCGAGCTGTACAAGTTCGAGATCACCCGCCCCGACGGTTCGAAGACTCTGCGCGCGGACCCGCTGGCCCGCCGCACGGAGGTCCCGCCCCACACGTCCTCGATCGTCCACGCCTCGCACCACGAGTGGGGGGACGGGGAATGGCTGGCCCGCCGTGCGGAGGGCGCCCCCGCACACGAGGCTCCCTTCTCGGTGTACGAGATCCATCTGCCGTCGTGGCGCCCTGGACTGACATACCGTCAGCTCGCCGAGCAGCTCCCCGCGTACGTCAAGGACCTCGGCTTCACCCACGTCGAGCTGATGCCGGTCGCCGAGCACCCCTTCGGCGGCTCCTGGGGCTACCAGGTCACCGGCTTCTACGCGCCCACGGCCCGCCTGGGCACCCCCGACGACTTCAAGTACCTCGTCGACGCGCTCCACCAGGCCGGCATCGGCGTACTGATGGACTGGGTGCCGGCGCACTTCCCGCGCGACGACTGGGCGCTCGCCGAGTTCGACGGCCGCACCCTGTACGAACACGAGGACCCGCTGCGCGCGGCCCACCCCGACTGGGGGACGCTGGAGTTCGACTACGGCCGCCGTGAGGTCCGCAACTTCCTGGTGGCGAACGCCGTTTACTGGTGCGAGGAGTTCCACATCGACGGCCTGCGGGTCGACGCGGTCGCCTCGATGCTCTACCTCGACTACTCGCGCGAGCCGGGCCAGTGGGTCCCGAACGTGCACGGCGGCCGGGAGAACCTGGACGCGGTGGACTTCCTCCAGGAGATGAACGCGACGGTCTACCGGCGGGTTCCGGGCGTGGTGACGATCGCGGAGGAGTCCACGGCCTGGGACGGGGTCACCCGCGCGACGCACCACATGGGCCCGGGCGGCTTCGGCGGCCTCGGTTTCGGCCTGAAGTGGAACATGGGCTGGATGCACGACTCGCTCGACTACATGAGCCACGAGCCGGTGCACCGCAAGTACCACCACGGCGAGATGACGTTCTCGATGGTGTACGCGTACAGCGAGAACTACGTCCTGCCCATCTCCCACGACGAGGTCGTGCACGGCAAGGGCTCACTGGTGTCGAAGATGCCCGGCGACTGGTGGCAGCAGCGGGCCAATCTCCGCGCCTACCTGGCCTTCATGTGGGCCCACCCCGGCAAGCAACTCCTCTTCATGGGACAGGAGTTCGCCCAGGGCGCGGAGTGGTCGGAGGAGCACGGTCCCGACTGGTGGCTCCTGGACCCGGCGTACGGCGCGGAGGCCGACCACCGGGGCGTCCGCGACCTGGTCCGCGACCTGAACGCCGTCTACCGCCACACCCCGGCCCTGTGGCAGCGCGACACGGACCCCTCGGGCTTCCAGTGGATCGTGGGCGACGCGTCCGAGGACAACGTCTTCGCCTTCCTCCGCTACGACGCGGAGGGGTCCCCGCTCCTCGCGGTCTCCAACCTCTCCCCGGTGGTCCGCCCCGCCTACCGGCTGGGCGCCCCGGACGACGTCCCGGCCTGGCTGGAGACCCTGAACACCGACGGAGCCCGGTACGGGGGCGGTGACATCACCAATCCGGACGTCGTGAAACCGGACCCCACCCCCTGGCACGGCCGCCCGGCGAGCATCCAGCTCACCCTGCCACCCCTGGCGACGGTGTGGCTGCGGCCGGCCTGA
- a CDS encoding maltokinase N-terminal cap-like domain-containing protein, with amino-acid sequence MSEAVTRSATTSPGLLASLDPLLREWLPRQRWFAGKGRPVTGFSLVAATELLPPTAKLGLYHLLVRAHQPLVVGAPPHPGDCYQLLIGLREALPPRLAPALIGHVEEGPLTGRTAYDALYDPLPAELLLEAIRTGTRIGGLSFERDPHQEIREGLVARVMTAEQSNSSIVYGDTFILKLLRRVVPGVNPDLELPLALAREGCPRVPAPTGWLEAELAGEPYTLAVLQPFVQGASDGWELALRELAKGEDFGAEAHALGRATAEVHTALARALPTVTLGHQQLHLLVDGMIERLEAAVQAVPALRPYAPGLRSAFTALGDLAAEGSSWTAQRIHGDLHLGQCLRSATGHWSLIDFEGEPSKPLSERRLPQPTARDIAGMLRSFDYAAHSTDLPVPGWAEACRAAYCSGYAEVSGVDPRTDPVLLRAYETDKAIYEVVYEARHRPDWLQVPMAAVARYASSDLI; translated from the coding sequence ATGTCGGAAGCCGTCACCCGTAGCGCCACGACAAGTCCAGGCCTCCTCGCCTCGCTCGATCCACTTCTGCGCGAGTGGTTGCCGCGGCAGCGCTGGTTCGCGGGCAAGGGGCGCCCGGTCACCGGGTTCTCGCTGGTGGCGGCCACCGAACTGCTGCCGCCCACGGCCAAGCTCGGTCTGTACCACCTGCTGGTCCGCGCCCACCAGCCGCTCGTCGTGGGCGCCCCGCCACACCCCGGCGACTGCTACCAGCTCCTCATAGGCCTGCGCGAGGCGCTGCCGCCCCGGCTGGCGCCCGCGCTGATCGGCCATGTCGAGGAGGGCCCGCTCACCGGCCGTACCGCGTACGACGCCCTCTACGACCCACTGCCCGCCGAACTGCTCCTGGAAGCGATCCGCACCGGGACCCGGATCGGCGGGCTGTCCTTCGAGCGGGACCCGCACCAGGAGATCCGGGAGGGTCTGGTGGCCCGGGTGATGACCGCCGAGCAGTCGAATTCGTCGATCGTCTACGGAGATACGTTCATCCTGAAACTCCTGCGCCGGGTCGTGCCCGGCGTCAACCCCGACCTGGAGCTGCCGCTGGCCCTGGCCCGGGAAGGCTGCCCCCGGGTGCCCGCGCCGACGGGGTGGCTGGAGGCGGAGCTGGCCGGAGAGCCGTACACCCTCGCGGTGCTCCAGCCCTTCGTGCAGGGCGCTTCGGACGGCTGGGAGCTGGCCCTGCGGGAGCTCGCCAAGGGCGAGGACTTCGGCGCCGAGGCGCACGCCCTCGGGCGGGCCACCGCCGAGGTGCACACGGCGCTCGCCCGGGCGCTACCGACCGTGACGCTGGGGCACCAGCAGCTGCACCTGCTCGTCGACGGCATGATCGAGCGGCTGGAGGCGGCCGTACAGGCGGTCCCCGCGCTCCGGCCGTACGCGCCTGGCCTGCGCTCCGCGTTCACCGCGCTGGGTGATCTCGCCGCCGAGGGCAGCTCCTGGACCGCCCAGCGCATCCACGGCGACCTCCACCTCGGCCAGTGTCTGCGCTCGGCGACCGGGCACTGGTCGCTGATCGACTTCGAGGGCGAGCCGTCCAAGCCGCTCTCCGAACGCCGGCTGCCGCAGCCCACGGCCCGGGACATCGCCGGGATGCTGCGCTCCTTCGACTACGCGGCACACTCGACCGACCTGCCGGTACCGGGCTGGGCCGAGGCGTGCCGCGCCGCGTACTGTTCCGGATACGCCGAGGTCAGCGGCGTGGACCCGCGGACCGATCCGGTGCTGCTGCGCGCGTACGAGACCGACAAGGCGATCTACGAGGTCGTCTACGAGGCCCGGCACCGCCCGGACTGGTTGCAGGTGCCGATGGCCGCGGTGGCGCGGTACGCGTCGTCCGACCTGATCTGA